The following coding sequences lie in one Bacillus sp. (in: firmicutes) genomic window:
- a CDS encoding tetratricopeptide repeat protein — protein MNYMSSKTIQNIFYGTVILVIIGLVYTNIAGNKQDKTFKADSEQYEQALQMIQSEAVATGIEMLNELTAKYPEEYALYYQLGLAYSATTDYQKAALNFQKAIDSRPALLQDTQFTFRMGEALFHIGELETSQKYLSMPVPESFQAEKDRLLQEIQKQIKS, from the coding sequence ATGAATTATATGAGTTCCAAAACGATACAGAATATTTTCTACGGAACGGTTATACTTGTTATAATTGGATTGGTATATACGAATATAGCGGGAAATAAACAAGATAAAACTTTTAAAGCGGATAGTGAGCAATATGAACAGGCATTGCAAATGATACAATCTGAAGCCGTTGCTACAGGCATTGAGATGTTAAATGAGTTAACAGCTAAGTATCCAGAGGAATATGCTCTTTATTATCAGCTTGGTTTAGCGTATTCCGCGACGACCGATTACCAAAAGGCAGCCCTCAATTTTCAAAAAGCGATAGATAGTAGACCAGCTTTATTACAAGATACACAATTTACTTTTAGAATGGGCGAGGCACTTTTTCATATTGGTGAGTTAGAAACTTCACAAAAATACTTATCAATGCCAGTTCCTGAGTCGTTCCAAGCAGAAAAAGATAGATTATTGCAAGAAATTCAAAAGCAAATAAAGTCTTAA
- a CDS encoding ArsR family transcriptional regulator: protein MLEHLITSKTRIKLLLKFFLNPNAQGYLRGLAEEFDESTNAIRVELNRLTEANLLEMKSEGRTKIYQANQKHTLYSDLHSIVKKMLGIDQIIEEVVMRLGNVEYALITGDYARGIDSGTIDLVIVGEIDQEYLNVLVEKSEQLIHRKIRTLVLTNNEFIKTKEKFDKEKALVVWSM, encoded by the coding sequence TTGCTGGAGCACTTAATTACGTCGAAGACTAGAATAAAACTATTGTTGAAATTTTTTCTAAACCCGAATGCACAAGGTTATTTGCGGGGCTTAGCGGAGGAATTTGATGAGTCCACGAATGCAATTCGAGTGGAGCTAAATCGACTAACGGAGGCTAATCTCCTTGAAATGAAGTCAGAGGGACGAACGAAAATTTACCAAGCGAATCAAAAACACACGCTATATTCTGATTTACATAGCATTGTGAAGAAAATGCTTGGTATCGATCAAATCATTGAAGAAGTCGTAATGAGGCTTGGGAATGTTGAATATGCTTTGATAACCGGTGATTATGCTAGAGGTATTGATTCGGGAACCATTGACCTTGTTATTGTCGGAGAAATTGATCAAGAGTACCTGAATGTTTTAGTTGAAAAATCTGAACAACTAATTCATCGAAAAATTCGAACTCTTGTACTAACAAACAATGAGTTTATAAAAACAAAAGAAAAATTCGACAAAGAAAAAGCATTAGTTGT
- a CDS encoding O-antigen ligase family protein: MDYKKYYKKSTVISSRETNNHTLSIGDINEIEKIDKIIYYLLLAALLIIPIFIKAHIGEFVSPHLTFMSTGMQADIFSYFKFIFLFIITIVVGILFLYKVLFLRYEIPKSKVHLFLGILAIAVTLSAVFSPYKSLALQGMYNRNEGTLTYICYFIVFFVAANVKYSKTQLHGFLYTLYPFVFINMWLGYALFKGKDLLQVGWIHNFILGSIPEGAKLSEGAKIWATVSNPNYISGIGAVLAVLFLTWAIFDNNKIRSAINVVVAVMSFGMVLTSFSTSGFLTLLVLLPVIFILIFLDGQKIKSFAILIAFIILATSIYIPLANMNPRVWDETFGFIIESNPFKKDQLSYNGGTDAIETNIQINKFNPFQTNVAFAEGQNLNKFQIPDIPEAGVSAGTGRLYIWEKTFETAMQRPILGYGFDTFSYIFPQDDIGKIAGIGNYEETVDKPHNMFLGVLIGSGIISLIVFILLVILILLSAVNILWQQRKIDNKKKALIVALFTTSIAYLVQGLFNDSVIGLAVIYWILFGVLFSLIRNELVKGK, from the coding sequence ATGGATTACAAAAAGTATTATAAAAAATCAACCGTTATCAGCTCCCGTGAAACGAATAATCATACGTTAAGTATCGGAGATATAAATGAAATAGAGAAAATTGATAAAATTATCTACTATTTATTGCTTGCAGCATTGCTAATTATTCCGATTTTTATAAAAGCACATATTGGAGAGTTCGTCAGTCCGCACTTAACGTTTATGAGCACAGGTATGCAAGCGGATATTTTTTCCTATTTTAAATTTATCTTTCTGTTCATTATAACAATAGTAGTTGGGATTTTATTCTTGTACAAAGTATTATTTTTACGTTACGAAATTCCGAAAAGCAAGGTGCATCTTTTCCTAGGTATTTTAGCAATCGCCGTTACATTATCAGCTGTTTTTTCACCTTACAAAAGCCTTGCGTTACAAGGAATGTATAATCGCAATGAAGGAACATTAACTTATATTTGCTACTTCATTGTCTTTTTTGTCGCAGCAAATGTAAAGTATTCGAAGACGCAACTACATGGATTTCTTTACACATTATATCCATTTGTTTTCATTAATATGTGGTTAGGTTACGCCTTATTTAAAGGAAAAGACCTTTTGCAAGTTGGTTGGATTCATAATTTTATTCTGGGCTCGATTCCGGAAGGGGCAAAGTTATCGGAAGGCGCAAAGATTTGGGCAACGGTGAGTAACCCGAACTATATAAGTGGGATTGGCGCCGTGCTAGCGGTCTTGTTCTTAACATGGGCAATTTTTGATAATAATAAAATCAGGTCTGCAATAAATGTTGTTGTTGCTGTTATGTCGTTTGGGATGGTGTTGACATCGTTTTCGACGAGTGGTTTTTTGACATTGTTAGTTTTGCTTCCTGTTATTTTTATTCTAATATTCTTAGATGGGCAAAAAATAAAATCGTTTGCCATATTGATAGCATTTATAATTCTTGCGACATCAATATACATCCCTTTGGCTAATATGAATCCTAGAGTATGGGATGAAACATTTGGTTTCATAATTGAAAGTAATCCATTTAAGAAAGACCAACTTTCTTACAATGGTGGAACTGATGCAATCGAAACAAATATCCAGATTAATAAATTTAATCCATTTCAAACAAATGTAGCCTTTGCGGAAGGTCAGAATCTAAATAAATTTCAAATACCTGATATACCGGAAGCGGGTGTAAGTGCTGGTACAGGTCGTTTGTACATTTGGGAAAAGACGTTTGAAACTGCCATGCAACGACCAATACTAGGGTATGGTTTTGATACGTTTTCATACATTTTTCCGCAAGATGATATTGGCAAAATCGCGGGTATAGGAAATTACGAGGAAACTGTGGATAAACCACATAATATGTTTCTCGGTGTATTAATTGGATCGGGGATCATATCATTAATTGTATTTATTCTGTTGGTTATTTTAATTTTACTGTCAGCCGTAAACATTCTTTGGCAACAACGAAAAATAGACAACAAGAAAAAAGCATTGATAGTAGCTCTCTTTACAACATCCATAGCATACCTCGTTCAGGGGTTGTTTAATGATTCGGTCATTGGATTAGCGGTGATATACTGGATATTATTTGGAGTACTCTTCTCGCTAATTAGGAATGAATTAGTCAAGGGAAAATAA